Within the uncultured Bacteroides sp. genome, the region AGACATGTTTTTAATGTACGGCAGCTCTATAAGATCCTTGAATCCATAGAACTTCTCTGCATTCTTTCCAAGGAAAAGAGCCTTTTCATTGTAAGAAAGTTCATTCGATTTCAGAACAAAGTCATAAGACATCTTGTAAGTGATGGCCGTAATTGTGCGCGGATAATCAGATCCCCACATCAGTTTCTCCATTCCTACAAGGTCGGCCGCTTCTTTAATAGCCTTCACCGCACCATTGAAAGGATAGAACTCATCATTGAAAAGCCAGGTTATGCCACCCGATTCAATCATTACATTCGGATATCGGGCAAGTTTAACCTGCTCCAACCAATCAGGCATGGTAACCATTGCAAAGTGTCCGATGGCAACTTTCAGATTGGGGCATTCCTTAATCACCTCTTCCAATTCTCCGGTTTGTGTTGTTCCGTCGGCCAGATCTATTGAAAGCATAATGCCATGTGATTCCATATAATGGAACATCTGCATCATCTCCTCACAGTTCAGGTAAACCCTTCCCTCTTTCAGAAGCAATCTCTGAGCAGGAATCTTTATTGCTTTGAAACCGGCTGCGATTAGTTCTTTTGCCTGAGCAAAATATCCCGGACGGCGAAACTCGCACATTCCGCAGACAAAGAATCTGCTGGGATACTTACGCATTACTTCCAACAGGTAATCGTTTTGTATTCCGTCAATATACTCCTGAGTTACTACAGCTGCCGACACCTGAGCATAGTCCATGTTTGAAAGGAATACTTCGGCACTATTCTTTCCGTCAATCATAAACGGAGGAACCATCTGGCGGACTTCATCCATAAAGAATGAACGTCCGTTTTCCATGGTGCGGATAGGTAATCCGTTGACCTCAGTATCTTGTTTCAGCCATAGATGACTATGTGCATCTATTATTTTATAATCTAATTTAAAGTCCATATTCCTTTGGAAGCTTAAGAATTAGACCAGCTTACACGTTTCTGATCGCCAATAATATCTTGCACTTCTTCAACTAATTTCCAGTCGATTGGCTCATTTACAAATTCAATATTCTTAAGAACATTATCCGGATTAGCAGAGCTAAACAAAGTACTTGCAATACGCGGATTGCTTACTGAGTACTGAATAGCAAGTTTTTCGATAGGATAATTCTTTGAAGTACAGTGTTGAGCAGCCTTTGCGCAAGCTTCAACCAATGAAGCCGGAGCCGGATGCCATGATGGAACACCACGTTGTGAAAGTAATCCCATTGACAGTGGAGATGCGTTGATAACACCTACATTCTTTGATTCAAAGTAATCAAGGAAATCAGCTAGTTTATCATCGTTCAGGCAGTAATGGCAGAAGTTAAGTACGCTTTCTACAGTTCCTTCTGGTACACGGTCAATCACCCACTTCAGGTTTTCCAACTGAAGGTCTGTAATACCAACGTGCTTCACAATTCCTTTTTCACGCAAAGCAACTAAAGCAGGAAGTGTTTCGTTAACCACCTGATTCATATCAGAGAATTCAATATCGTGAACGTTAATCAGATCGATGTAATCAACATGAAGACGCTCCATACTCTCGTAAACACTTTCAGTTGCTTTCTTTCCGGAATAGTCCCATGTGTTTACGCCGTTCTCACCATAACGACCTACCTTTGTAGAAAGGTAATAATCTGAACGGTTCATATCTTTTAAAGCTTTTCCTAATACGGTTTCTGCTTTGTAATGTCCATAATAAGGAGATACATCGATAAAGTTCAATCCGTTTTCTACAGCTGTAAATACAGCTTTGATTCCTTCAGCTTCACGAATATCGTGAAACACTCCACCTAATGACGATGCTCCGAAGCTAAGACTGGAAACTTTCATTCCTGTCTTTCCTATTTCCTTGTAATCCATGGTTTTAATTTTATAAAGATTATTTTGAATCAAAAATAGATGTTTATCAATGATGTAGATATGCTTTCTCCTGAAAAACTAACGCAAAGCTTTGCGTAAAGCAAATATTTAGTAATTTTGAGCCCGAATTAAGTTATTGATCTTTATTCGCATAGACAGAAATAAATGCAATGAACAAGAAAAAGCATGTGTCACTCAAACAATTAGCAGCAGAACTAGGAGTCTCTATTTCAACTGTATCAAGAGCTTTAAAGGGAAGTCCTGAAATAAGCAATGCCATGATTGAGCGCGTTAAGGCTTTGGCTAAAGAGCTGAATTACCGTCCCAATCCTTTTGCCATCAGCTTATTGAAAGACACTCCCAGAATCATTGGCATTATTATTCCTGATATAGTTACTCATTTCTACTCTTCCATAATCAGCGGAATAGAAGATGTTGCCACACAAAACGGATATTTTGCCATTATCACTTCCTCTTATGAGCAATATGAACGCGAAAAACAATGTGTGGATCATCTGGTTAACACAAGAGTGGAAGGTATTATTGCTTGTTTATCGCAAGAGACAAAGGATTTCAGTCATTTTGAGAATCTTGCCAATGCTAACATTCCAATTGTTTTCTTCGACAGGGTTTGTCTGACTAACCTATTCTCTTCCGTGGTTGCTGATAACATTGAATCGGCCAAACAAGTTACCCTCCACTTATTGGAAAACAACTCTAAAAGAATAGGTTTTATCGGAGGGAGCAATCATCTGGATATTGTTAAGCAACGGAAACATGGTTATCTGGAAGCATTGAGGGAAAAAGGAATTCCCATTGAACGGGAACTGGTGGTTTGTGAAAAAATGACCTATGATGAAGGAAGAGAGGCGGCTCGCAAACTACTTTCCTTACCTAATCCCCCGGATGCGATCGTTGCGATGAACGATGCTCTTGCATTTGCCGCCATGAAAGAAATAAAGCAGCAACACCTGCGAATTCCGGAAGACGTTGCTTTAGTTGGTTATACAGACGAATTGCATGCCTGTTATGTGGAACCCAATCTGACAGCCGTTACTCACCAGACATACAAGATGGGAGAAGCAGCATGTAAACTGCTACTTAACCAGCTTAAAGATGGAGGGGAAATAAAACAAATTATTATTCCCACCCAACTTCAGATCAGAGATTCTTCTATTAGATGATTATAGTTACTTCTAGGTAATAAGGGTACTTCAAAAGTCTAAATCTGAAAAATAAAAGTTACAGATTATCATTTGACTAACTTCTTACAGCTATAAAAGAGCCATTTTCATCCTATTTATGGTATGAAAATGGCTCTTTTATATTATTGAAAGTTAAAAGCTGAGCTTTTTCAGATTGAAGAGTGACTTTTGACACGCTCCATTATATTCTATTCAAAGAATAAGTTGTATTATATCCAGGCGTTTACTATCTCGGCCACATACATTTGGTGGAAATTGCCATGCGTATTGTACCATCTGTCAATGAATTCAGGATCGGCAAAACCATCTTTCTTGATTAAGTCAGAATAGAGTTTCTTGCATTCCAGTGTAATGCGGGATTGTTCGAAAGTAACATTGCCAAGTTCTGTAAAATGAGGAACTAATCCGGTTTCTTTTACTTTATCAATATCACGACCAGACTGTTTGCCACAAATCTTATGAATATCTTTGTTCTCCATTCCCATAAAAGAAACAGTGAAATAATCTTTCTTCTCAAGGAACTCAAACGTATATCGTTCCGGACGAACGAAGATGTAAACTACAGGCTTATTCCAAAGATATCCTATCCCACCCCAGCTGGCAGTCATAGTATTAAATTTCTCTTTATCGCCTGCTGTTATAAGCATCCATTCATTACTGATTGTTTCAAAAAAGTTCTCTGTTAGTTTGCTTGGTTCTATTCTTTCCATTCTGGTTCTTATTTAAATGATTCAAATATATATTTAAAGTTTGCTTATAATATTATGGGCAGTGAATTCTTTAATAGATAAACGATCTTAATTAGCCATAATATTCCATACAATAATAAACAAAAAGCACTGATGTAGAGCTATATTATTCCATTAAAGTAAAGGTCGTAATACATAAAAAAGGCAAAGCAAAAACTTATTCTATTCTTTCTCTTCCGGATTATTGGCTTTAGTCAGACTTTTAAAAGTTGGACAAAGAACTTTTTTCTACTCTATCTCCTTCTTTTCCATGATATAGAGCTATTCGTTACCGGATTGGTTTGTCTTTTTTCTACTCTATCTCTTCCTGATCTTCCTCTTCGATGATTCTTGCAGTTTCCACCTTTTCCAATCGAGCTCTCATCTTTGGCATGGCGGACTTCCTTATACGCAATGTCATAATACAGTCCATATCGTAAGTCTGGCTCAGAATCTCAGGCTCCTCTTCTTTTACCACCCTCATAATATCGTTCATAAAAGGATATTCAAAAGAGACAGTAATATCTTCATCTACAGTCTTTTCAATAATGGTGGCAGCAGCTATGGCTTCTGCAGCGGCAGCTTTATATGCAACAATCAATCCACTGGTTCCCAGCTTTATTCCTCCAAAGTAACGGACTACAATAATCAGAATATCAGTCAGTTCATTAGAGTTTATTTGTCCGAGAATAGGTTTCCCGGCTGTTCCCGATGGTTCTCCATTATCGTTTGCACGAAAATCTTTCCGTTCATGCCCCAACATATAAGCATAGCAAACATGACGGGCATCGTAATATTTCTTTTGATATTGGTCAAGATAGGTTTTTATCTCTTCAATAGTACGCACAGGTAAGGCAATAGCTATAAACTTACTCCGTTTTTCAGTATAAATACTTTCAGAAATTTCGGTTATTGTTTTATAAGTATCGTCATTTACCATCATTGCGCAAATATATGAAAATATAAATTCAAAAAAAAATCGCCACAGATTGCCTCCTAACACTGTCTTCTCTTATAATAGAAGTACTGTGATCAATGCAATCTGTGGCGAAAATATAAATTAGCTCAGTTTGTGGATAACCAATCCTGAACGGAGTTTAGGTTCAAACCAAGTTGTTTTAGGAGGCATAATGTTACCACTATCAGCAATATCCATTAATTGTTTCATGGAAACAGGATAAAGCGCAAGTGCAACCTTCATTTCGCCACTGTCTACTCTCTTGCTCAATTCGCCCAAGCCACGGATTCCACCAACGAAATCAATACGCTTGTCTGAGCGAAGATCCTTGATGCCAAGAACTTCATCCAGAATTAAATTAGACGAGATGGTAACATCGAGCACACCAATAGGATCATTATCGTTATAAGTTCCTTGTTTGGCAGTGAGGCTGTACCATTTTCCTTCCAGATAAACAGCGAAATTATGCAAAGCATTCGGTTTATAAATCTCTGCTCCCTTTTCTTCTACAACGAAATTCTTTTCCAATGCAGCAAGGAAAGCCTGCGGAGTAAGACCATTAAGATCTTTCACCACACGGTTATAATCAATAATAGTCAGTTGATTAGCAGGGAAACAAACAGCCATAAAGAAGTTATATTCTTCGTCTCCTTTGTGATTAGGATTCTGTTTTGCTTTCTCTGCTCCCACCAATGCAGCCGCAGCCGAACGATGGTGACCATCGGCAATATACAAAGCAGGCATTGCTGCAAATTGCTTGGTAATAGTTGCAATGTCAGTATCTTCATCTATTATCCAGAACTGATGACCAAAGCCATCTCCCGGAGCAATAAATTCATTGACAGGTTTGTTTGCAGTATACTTCTTAACTATAGCATCCAACTCATCATTATCAGGATAAGCAAAGAATACCGGTTCAATGTTTGCATTGTTCACACGAACATGTTTCATACGGTCTTCTTCTTTATCGCGACGGGTAAGTTCGTGCTTCTTTATAGATCCGTTCATATAATCGGCAACAGAAGCACAAACAACCAAACCATATTGAGTTTTGCCGTTCATGGTT harbors:
- a CDS encoding amidohydrolase family protein, with product MDFKLDYKIIDAHSHLWLKQDTEVNGLPIRTMENGRSFFMDEVRQMVPPFMIDGKNSAEVFLSNMDYAQVSAAVVTQEYIDGIQNDYLLEVMRKYPSRFFVCGMCEFRRPGYFAQAKELIAAGFKAIKIPAQRLLLKEGRVYLNCEEMMQMFHYMESHGIMLSIDLADGTTQTGELEEVIKECPNLKVAIGHFAMVTMPDWLEQVKLARYPNVMIESGGITWLFNDEFYPFNGAVKAIKEAADLVGMEKLMWGSDYPRTITAITYKMSYDFVLKSNELSYNEKALFLGKNAEKFYGFKDLIELPYIKNMSE
- a CDS encoding aldo/keto reductase codes for the protein MDYKEIGKTGMKVSSLSFGASSLGGVFHDIREAEGIKAVFTAVENGLNFIDVSPYYGHYKAETVLGKALKDMNRSDYYLSTKVGRYGENGVNTWDYSGKKATESVYESMERLHVDYIDLINVHDIEFSDMNQVVNETLPALVALREKGIVKHVGITDLQLENLKWVIDRVPEGTVESVLNFCHYCLNDDKLADFLDYFESKNVGVINASPLSMGLLSQRGVPSWHPAPASLVEACAKAAQHCTSKNYPIEKLAIQYSVSNPRIASTLFSSANPDNVLKNIEFVNEPIDWKLVEEVQDIIGDQKRVSWSNS
- a CDS encoding LacI family DNA-binding transcriptional regulator, encoding MNKKKHVSLKQLAAELGVSISTVSRALKGSPEISNAMIERVKALAKELNYRPNPFAISLLKDTPRIIGIIIPDIVTHFYSSIISGIEDVATQNGYFAIITSSYEQYEREKQCVDHLVNTRVEGIIACLSQETKDFSHFENLANANIPIVFFDRVCLTNLFSSVVADNIESAKQVTLHLLENNSKRIGFIGGSNHLDIVKQRKHGYLEALREKGIPIERELVVCEKMTYDEGREAARKLLSLPNPPDAIVAMNDALAFAAMKEIKQQHLRIPEDVALVGYTDELHACYVEPNLTAVTHQTYKMGEAACKLLLNQLKDGGEIKQIIIPTQLQIRDSSIR
- a CDS encoding flavin reductase, giving the protein MERIEPSKLTENFFETISNEWMLITAGDKEKFNTMTASWGGIGYLWNKPVVYIFVRPERYTFEFLEKKDYFTVSFMGMENKDIHKICGKQSGRDIDKVKETGLVPHFTELGNVTFEQSRITLECKKLYSDLIKKDGFADPEFIDRWYNTHGNFHQMYVAEIVNAWI
- a CDS encoding YigZ family protein; protein product: MVNDDTYKTITEISESIYTEKRSKFIAIALPVRTIEEIKTYLDQYQKKYYDARHVCYAYMLGHERKDFRANDNGEPSGTAGKPILGQINSNELTDILIIVVRYFGGIKLGTSGLIVAYKAAAAEAIAAATIIEKTVDEDITVSFEYPFMNDIMRVVKEEEPEILSQTYDMDCIMTLRIRKSAMPKMRARLEKVETARIIEEEDQEEIE
- a CDS encoding DUF1015 domain-containing protein; the protein is MAIIKPFKGIRPPQNLVEEVASRPYDVLNSEEARQEAAGNEKSLYHIIKPEIDFPVGTDEHDEKVYLKAAENFQKFQNNGWLVQDDKEQYYVYAQTMNGKTQYGLVVCASVADYMNGSIKKHELTRRDKEEDRMKHVRVNNANIEPVFFAYPDNDELDAIVKKYTANKPVNEFIAPGDGFGHQFWIIDEDTDIATITKQFAAMPALYIADGHHRSAAAALVGAEKAKQNPNHKGDEEYNFFMAVCFPANQLTIIDYNRVVKDLNGLTPQAFLAALEKNFVVEEKGAEIYKPNALHNFAVYLEGKWYSLTAKQGTYNDNDPIGVLDVTISSNLILDEVLGIKDLRSDKRIDFVGGIRGLGELSKRVDSGEMKVALALYPVSMKQLMDIADSGNIMPPKTTWFEPKLRSGLVIHKLS